Proteins encoded in a region of the Acidobacteriota bacterium genome:
- a CDS encoding DUF1611 domain-containing protein has protein sequence MKTDQRPTAIVLTNGLLTRADAKTTHGLVRGPSRYRIVSVIDRTLAGREAGEVLDGTPRGIPIHGAVKEALALKPEYAIIGVATKGGILPESLVDDLLAAADAGLTLINGLHQSLAGNPRVADRVSAAGGTIIDLRQPPPLDQLRFWSGDVLKLDTPRVPVLGTDCALGKRTTCGLVLASLTRQGVAASMVYTGQTGWLQGCRHGFIFDATPNDFVPGQLEGAVLDCAREENPQLILVEGQASLRNPSGPCGSEMIISLGAAGVILMHAPGRAHFKGFADRHLAIPPLKEEVQLIRALGSDVWAIGLHEEGLDEAAAVRWCRATTEALAIPCSRPLRDGGEELARIVQSNTGVHPR, from the coding sequence ATGAAAACTGACCAGCGTCCCACTGCGATTGTCCTCACCAACGGTCTACTGACACGCGCGGATGCTAAGACGACCCACGGCCTGGTTCGCGGCCCCAGCCGCTATCGCATCGTCAGTGTGATCGACCGCACCCTCGCGGGTCGGGAGGCGGGTGAAGTCCTGGACGGTACTCCTCGCGGCATTCCCATCCACGGTGCTGTCAAGGAGGCACTGGCCCTCAAGCCCGAGTACGCAATCATCGGCGTGGCGACCAAGGGTGGGATCCTTCCGGAGAGTCTCGTCGACGACCTGCTGGCCGCCGCCGACGCCGGCCTGACGTTGATTAACGGGCTCCACCAATCCCTGGCAGGCAACCCCAGGGTGGCGGACCGCGTCTCGGCAGCGGGTGGGACGATCATCGACCTCCGTCAGCCTCCACCGCTCGACCAACTGCGATTCTGGAGTGGCGACGTGCTGAAGCTCGACACGCCGCGTGTTCCGGTTCTGGGCACGGACTGCGCGCTGGGAAAGCGAACCACATGTGGTCTGGTGCTGGCGTCGCTCACGCGTCAGGGAGTCGCGGCATCGATGGTCTACACGGGACAGACCGGTTGGCTACAGGGCTGTCGTCACGGGTTCATCTTCGACGCGACACCCAACGACTTTGTTCCGGGGCAGTTGGAGGGTGCCGTCCTTGATTGCGCCCGGGAGGAGAACCCACAACTGATCCTCGTCGAGGGGCAGGCCTCCCTACGGAATCCCAGCGGTCCGTGTGGGTCGGAGATGATCATCTCGCTGGGTGCCGCCGGTGTCATCCTGATGCACGCCCCCGGTCGGGCCCACTTCAAGGGTTTCGCCGATCGCCACCTAGCGATCCCCCCGCTGAAGGAGGAAGTCCAGTTGATCCGTGCGCTGGGAAGTGATGTGTGGGCCATCGGTCTTCACGAAGAGGGACTCGATGAGGCGGCCGCCGTCCGTTGGTGTCGTGCGACCACGGAGGCATTGGCGATTCCTTGCTCCCGCCCGCTGCGCGACGGTGGCGAGGAACTGGCGCGCATCGTGCAAAGCAACACAGGTGTACATCCAAGATGA
- a CDS encoding cytochrome c oxidase assembly factor 1 family protein encodes MSRHEDKGWWEQNWKWATTCGCLGCVGVPLLLVAILGGGIFSILQQVKGNEAYVQAVALVAEDPQVIRRLGQPIDVGAPTNVHMSTTDGVELGNIEANVSGPEGSGRMLASGHKVDDTWVLDSVVIRFSDGVEIEILGPPP; translated from the coding sequence TTGAGTCGACATGAAGACAAGGGTTGGTGGGAACAGAACTGGAAGTGGGCCACGACCTGCGGTTGTCTGGGGTGTGTGGGTGTTCCGTTGTTGCTTGTGGCGATCCTGGGCGGCGGAATCTTCAGTATCCTCCAGCAGGTGAAAGGCAATGAGGCCTACGTTCAGGCGGTCGCCCTCGTCGCGGAAGATCCGCAGGTCATTCGACGGCTGGGTCAACCGATCGACGTGGGGGCACCGACGAACGTCCATATGTCGACTACAGACGGCGTCGAACTCGGAAACATCGAAGCTAACGTGTCCGGTCCGGAAGGATCGGGGCGAATGCTGGCTTCCGGCCACAAGGTTGACGACACCTGGGTCCTCGATAGCGTCGTCATCCGATTCTCGGACGGTGTCGAGATCGAAATCCTGGGACCGCCGCCATGA